One Paenibacillus sp. FSL W8-0186 genomic window carries:
- a CDS encoding GerAB/ArcD/ProY family transporter: MVKERYFYYLYLINALINIINFVPRVLIDNRFEGALLSILISVVLGSTLLITFTKIISHFPGEGLPEIVDSTLPRFIGIPLLCIFASLWYGSGAITLVSFVDITLRFISPDVSPFFALIAFLLLVTISSRLKTESILYALETTLIINCPLAAYMLLKALINPHFSWDAVMQVITHLWTMPKYNSIAGASFIFTGYVNLAIFNRSFKSLKPRHLWMIPVSGLLILLITLLVPIGYHGTIGVEDQVYTWFSTADAIRSEFFIVERVLFIFYFTYLALSLVSAVIHWHIALEIFKGFFMKKKTKGLKAASNKDWWILGVMTAVTVWMGFYLDQVKLTVLGQWFLNVRLPGEFLLIATIIAAYRRRKKRA, translated from the coding sequence ATGGTTAAGGAAAGGTATTTCTATTATTTATATTTGATCAACGCGTTAATTAATATCATAAATTTCGTACCCCGCGTCTTGATCGACAACCGATTTGAGGGAGCGCTGCTGTCCATCTTGATTTCGGTTGTGCTTGGGTCGACGCTGTTGATCACCTTTACGAAAATCATCAGCCATTTTCCCGGGGAGGGATTGCCAGAAATTGTGGATTCCACCCTTCCCCGGTTTATAGGCATCCCTTTACTTTGCATTTTTGCTTCCCTTTGGTATGGATCCGGGGCTATCACTCTAGTGTCTTTTGTTGATATTACACTCCGCTTCATAAGTCCAGATGTCTCTCCTTTCTTTGCTCTCATCGCTTTTTTATTGCTGGTTACGATTAGCAGCCGCCTAAAAACAGAATCTATCCTGTATGCGCTCGAGACGACCCTGATCATTAACTGTCCACTGGCTGCTTATATGCTGCTTAAGGCGCTAATAAATCCGCATTTCAGCTGGGATGCGGTCATGCAGGTCATCACCCATCTATGGACTATGCCGAAGTACAACTCTATTGCGGGGGCTTCTTTTATTTTTACCGGATATGTGAACCTGGCCATTTTCAACCGCTCCTTTAAAAGCTTGAAGCCTAGACATTTGTGGATGATCCCGGTATCCGGACTGTTGATCCTGCTAATTACGCTGCTTGTTCCCATTGGCTATCACGGGACGATCGGCGTAGAGGACCAGGTATACACCTGGTTTTCTACGGCGGATGCCATTCGCAGCGAGTTTTTTATCGTGGAGCGCGTGCTGTTTATATTCTATTTCACTTACTTAGCCTTGTCGCTAGTTAGCGCCGTCATTCATTGGCATATTGCATTGGAAATATTCAAAGGATTTTTTATGAAGAAGAAGACAAAGGGATTAAAAGCAGCTTCGAATAAGGACTGGTGGATTCTTGGTGTGATGACGGCAGTAACGGTTTGGATGGGATTCTATTTAGATCAGGTGAAATTAACGGTGCTTGGACAGTGGTTTCTGAATGTTCGCCTGCCCGGAGAGTTTCTGCTGATAGCTACGATCATTGCCGCATACCGGAGGAGGAAGAAGAGGGCATGA
- a CDS encoding diguanylate cyclase, translating into MFESLFNNFTTLTTFLFFGNMIRTKYLLNSSLEERSKRVVLGIALGLFGVVLMYFTFPITDNVFADFRQLPILISVYLGGMTSGGVATLIISVYRMFLLHGVDHVSIFGGGLNAIVTLLFALLLLRIPRLSLSRWLAALALCIIASDLVYYCTLEGSDRREAIVMFSIVFAFGGLFTFFLLRYMKKSGDSLRTMREAAYRDFLTGLYNARAFEVLLQQKIESFSRYSIPFTLLLVDIDHFKQVNDTYGHAAGDAVLSQFADLLRDTFRPDDKIARKGGEEFVVLVDHCDRDKIAKIAECLRSNVEEQPFLLPQGLIIHLTISAGSASYPDIGEEQLLDMADQALYKAKESGRNQVWRAER; encoded by the coding sequence ATGTTTGAGAGTTTGTTTAACAATTTTACGACTCTAACGACCTTTTTATTTTTTGGAAATATGATTCGAACCAAATATTTGCTGAACAGCAGCCTGGAAGAAAGAAGCAAACGCGTAGTGCTGGGAATTGCTTTAGGTTTGTTTGGCGTAGTGCTCATGTATTTTACCTTTCCGATCACGGATAATGTGTTCGCCGATTTCCGCCAGCTTCCGATACTGATCTCGGTTTATCTGGGCGGGATGACCTCGGGAGGGGTCGCGACGCTGATCATCTCGGTTTATCGGATGTTTTTGCTCCATGGGGTCGATCATGTATCGATTTTCGGGGGAGGGTTAAATGCAATTGTTACGCTGCTCTTCGCGCTCCTGCTGCTGCGCATCCCCAGACTTTCATTGAGCAGATGGCTTGCCGCGCTTGCTCTATGTATCATTGCTTCTGACCTCGTCTATTATTGTACGCTGGAAGGAAGTGACCGCAGGGAAGCGATAGTCATGTTCAGCATCGTATTTGCCTTTGGCGGGCTCTTCACTTTTTTCTTGCTGCGATATATGAAGAAATCAGGAGATTCCCTTCGCACCATGCGCGAGGCGGCTTACCGGGATTTTCTCACGGGATTGTATAATGCCCGGGCCTTCGAGGTATTGCTGCAGCAAAAAATAGAATCCTTCAGCCGGTATAGCATCCCCTTTACTCTGCTTTTGGTAGATATCGATCATTTCAAACAGGTGAATGATACATACGGGCATGCTGCTGGCGATGCGGTATTGTCCCAGTTTGCCGATCTGCTGCGCGATACGTTTCGTCCGGATGATAAGATTGCCCGCAAAGGCGGGGAGGAGTTCGTCGTTCTTGTCGATCACTGCGACAGGGACAAGATCGCAAAAATCGCCGAGTGTTTGCGGAGCAATGTGGAGGAACAGCCGTTCTTGCTGCCGCAGGGGTTAATTATTCATTTGACGATTTCCGCAGGCAGCGCGTCATATCCTGACATCGGGGAGGAGCAGCTGCTGGATATGGCTGATCAAGCATTATATAAAGCAAAGGAATCAGGAAGGAACCAGGTCTGGCGTGCGGAACGCTAG
- a CDS encoding glycoside hydrolase family 2 protein — protein sequence MELTGLWKLQHYDVGQVKPMEIAAPGLDDRFWITAQVPGDVHSALIERNIIDHPYFGHNDAKSRWIEQKEWWYRTHFDYTWPEGEDDHQLELTFEGLDTFATIYVNGHEIGTTRNMLMAHSFDVTRILRRGWNCIAVKFDPLYLHHKDKEQFQWSSYTKERPWIRKAAMNYGWDWGPRMVTVGIWGKVTIARRVRAKIDSVYARTTAAAQDKATVRVEVDVKVYRKKQLSYDREREELQIGGMPRIECEVRLLSKDGQAVVSSRIPVEGKSASIDLLVPQPCYWWTHDLGEPYLYELEVRLFADSLQVDMYRQPFGIRTIELELHNEAGEPSFAFRLNGVKLFAKGANWIPVDHFIGSAPDLRYRHLIELAVECNMNMLRVWAGGIYEKDVFYDECDRLGVLVWQDFAFANALFPDFNRDFMDNVRAEVVYNVKRLRNRTSLALWCGNNEIDWLYDMKSSGGDITCPFYGESIYHELIPEVLEELDHNRAYWPSSPFGGNDANDPDIGDRHNWQVWHGSVYPRKFGEAPLLDYSVEGVTFKNYKKDFTLFSSEFGMHASANRYTLEKNIPEGEFYWGSVEMAYRNKDTNHQKGILLMEGFTGVPQTIEEYMKFSMLTQAEGLKYGIEHYRRNKHRTSGSLVWQLNDSWPGTSWSVIDYELLPKASYYYMKKFYHPLLLSIDHDAGQPLHVWAVNDTLQAYEGKIMLKVYDFAGTEVYAREFAVTIPANAAVQLGSLKESEVLGGKGAQEVVVQLSSEGFAAPSNLYYLRDQKDLDMPAAALEVQVDEQEQTASITAHNHLARMVVLDVPQGHVSFSDNFFDLLPGETRTVHIRHLDGDRVSLEKLQVSALNV from the coding sequence ATGGAGCTTACAGGATTATGGAAACTTCAGCATTATGACGTCGGCCAAGTGAAACCAATGGAGATCGCTGCGCCGGGCCTGGATGATCGCTTCTGGATCACGGCACAGGTACCGGGCGACGTTCATTCTGCGTTAATCGAACGGAACATCATTGACCATCCGTATTTCGGGCATAACGATGCCAAGAGCCGCTGGATCGAGCAGAAGGAATGGTGGTATCGTACTCATTTTGATTATACCTGGCCGGAAGGGGAGGACGATCATCAGCTGGAGCTGACGTTTGAAGGATTGGACACATTCGCGACGATTTATGTCAATGGGCATGAAATCGGGACGACCCGCAATATGCTGATGGCGCATTCGTTTGATGTCACTCGCATCCTAAGGCGCGGCTGGAACTGTATTGCGGTGAAGTTCGATCCGCTCTATTTGCACCATAAGGACAAGGAGCAGTTTCAGTGGTCGTCCTATACGAAAGAGCGTCCGTGGATTCGCAAAGCAGCGATGAATTACGGCTGGGACTGGGGGCCGCGGATGGTTACGGTCGGTATCTGGGGCAAGGTGACGATCGCGCGGAGAGTGCGCGCCAAAATTGACAGTGTATATGCGAGAACGACTGCGGCTGCCCAGGATAAGGCGACTGTGCGGGTTGAAGTTGACGTGAAGGTGTACCGTAAAAAGCAGCTGTCCTACGACCGCGAACGGGAAGAGCTGCAAATTGGCGGCATGCCCCGGATCGAATGCGAAGTCCGGTTGCTTAGCAAGGATGGCCAGGCTGTTGTCAGTTCGCGTATTCCCGTGGAAGGCAAAAGTGCTTCGATAGATTTATTGGTGCCTCAGCCTTGTTACTGGTGGACGCATGATTTGGGCGAGCCATATTTGTATGAGCTGGAAGTGCGGCTATTTGCAGATAGCCTGCAGGTGGATATGTACCGGCAGCCGTTTGGGATCCGCACGATTGAGCTGGAATTGCACAATGAGGCTGGGGAGCCGTCTTTCGCTTTCCGGCTGAATGGCGTAAAGCTGTTCGCCAAGGGAGCCAACTGGATTCCGGTCGATCATTTTATCGGATCGGCTCCTGATCTGAGGTACCGTCATCTGATCGAGCTGGCCGTGGAGTGCAATATGAATATGCTTCGCGTTTGGGCGGGCGGTATCTATGAGAAAGACGTATTTTATGACGAATGCGACCGGCTCGGTGTGCTGGTGTGGCAGGATTTTGCTTTCGCAAATGCGCTGTTCCCGGATTTTAACCGGGATTTCATGGACAATGTCCGGGCGGAGGTCGTCTATAACGTGAAGCGCCTGCGTAATCGGACCTCGCTCGCGTTATGGTGCGGCAATAATGAAATCGACTGGCTGTACGACATGAAGTCGTCTGGCGGAGACATTACTTGCCCTTTCTATGGAGAGAGTATCTACCACGAGCTGATTCCCGAAGTGCTGGAGGAGCTCGACCATAACCGGGCGTACTGGCCGTCTTCCCCGTTTGGCGGCAATGATGCCAATGATCCGGATATCGGGGACCGTCATAATTGGCAAGTCTGGCACGGCTCTGTGTACCCTCGCAAATTCGGGGAGGCGCCGCTGCTGGATTACAGCGTGGAAGGCGTCACGTTTAAAAATTACAAGAAGGATTTCACTTTGTTCAGCAGCGAGTTCGGCATGCACGCTTCCGCCAACCGGTACACGCTGGAGAAAAATATCCCAGAAGGCGAGTTCTACTGGGGCAGCGTGGAAATGGCCTATCGAAACAAAGATACGAACCATCAGAAGGGCATTCTGCTGATGGAGGGATTTACCGGCGTTCCGCAGACGATCGAGGAGTACATGAAGTTCTCGATGCTGACGCAAGCCGAGGGTTTGAAATATGGCATCGAGCATTACCGCCGCAACAAGCACCGTACGAGCGGTTCCTTGGTCTGGCAGCTCAATGACAGCTGGCCGGGTACAAGCTGGTCTGTCATCGACTACGAGCTGCTGCCAAAGGCATCGTATTACTATATGAAGAAATTTTATCATCCGCTGCTGCTGTCAATCGATCATGATGCCGGGCAGCCGCTCCATGTGTGGGCGGTCAATGATACGCTGCAGGCTTATGAGGGCAAGATCATGTTGAAGGTGTATGATTTTGCAGGGACAGAGGTGTATGCCCGCGAATTCGCTGTAACGATTCCGGCCAACGCAGCTGTTCAGCTCGGCAGCTTGAAGGAGAGCGAGGTGCTCGGCGGCAAGGGAGCGCAGGAGGTTGTAGTGCAGCTGTCCTCCGAGGGTTTTGCTGCTCCAAGCAATCTGTATTACCTGCGAGATCAGAAGGATTTGGACATGCCGGCCGCAGCGCTAGAGGTTCAGGTTGACGAGCAGGAGCAGACGGCAAGCATCACAGCGCATAATCATTTGGCACGGATGGTCGTTCTTGATGTGCCGCAAGGTCATGTGTCGTTTAGCGACAATTTCTTCGATCTGCTGCCGGGTGAGACGAGGACGGTTCACATTCGGCATCTGGACGGTGACAGGGTAAGCTTGGAGAAACTGCAGGTTAGCGCGCTGAATGTCTGA
- a CDS encoding Ger(x)C family spore germination C-terminal domain-containing protein translates to MRKWQYPRLVFLLCLVSLLLAGCQFKDVDRRVFVLSFGIDSVQTEEAGGEGGEGKEGEGKGKGKGKHLIEVSLKLAIPEGDPTKRNQEAIVISQISSSIPEAIRLLKSKVDKELDFSLCKTLLFGEGYARNNISEMTDWMVRRRDIQLVAYNGVARPTAKEVLGVRLKSERVPAYYLILSLGKEGTESPFIVSTFSYNLRRHLTEQGLDPVLPLVEKEGEDTLLINKAVLLDNQRIRAELTPDEARLLNLLTQRGLRTSFNVEMDGNIYSYNMETNRSKFKLAKSNKGNMVVQYTVGGRASLEDNTGGIEMTGPILRAVSKAASEQWEKEIKQFLVKIHGTGLDPFGWGLRYSAMNWNNATELEEWRRIYPNLEFSVKADVQVRYSGMIR, encoded by the coding sequence ATGAGAAAATGGCAGTACCCGAGGCTTGTATTCCTGTTATGCCTGGTATCCCTGCTGCTAGCAGGGTGCCAATTCAAGGACGTGGACCGGCGCGTGTTCGTATTGAGTTTCGGAATTGATTCCGTTCAAACGGAGGAAGCGGGCGGAGAAGGCGGAGAAGGAAAAGAGGGAGAAGGCAAGGGTAAGGGTAAGGGTAAGCATTTGATCGAGGTTTCGCTTAAACTGGCTATTCCCGAAGGTGATCCGACAAAACGTAATCAGGAAGCCATTGTCATTTCTCAGATTTCAAGCAGCATACCGGAGGCAATTCGCCTGCTGAAATCAAAGGTGGATAAGGAGCTGGATTTCAGCCTTTGCAAGACGCTATTGTTCGGAGAGGGATATGCCCGGAACAATATTTCCGAAATGACCGATTGGATGGTCAGGCGCAGGGATATTCAACTAGTCGCCTATAACGGAGTGGCCAGGCCTACGGCCAAGGAAGTGCTTGGCGTACGTCTAAAAAGCGAGCGGGTCCCCGCTTATTACCTCATTTTAAGCTTGGGGAAGGAAGGAACTGAATCGCCTTTCATCGTCAGCACGTTCTCCTATAATTTACGGCGTCATTTGACGGAGCAAGGCCTGGATCCTGTTCTGCCTCTCGTGGAGAAAGAAGGGGAGGATACTCTTCTGATTAATAAAGCAGTGCTGCTGGACAATCAGAGAATACGCGCTGAATTAACGCCCGACGAGGCAAGACTGCTTAATTTGCTAACCCAGCGAGGGCTGCGGACCAGCTTCAATGTAGAAATGGATGGTAACATATATAGTTACAATATGGAAACTAACCGATCCAAATTCAAATTGGCTAAATCGAATAAGGGTAACATGGTCGTGCAGTATACCGTCGGAGGCAGGGCATCGTTGGAGGATAACACGGGCGGAATCGAGATGACAGGGCCCATTCTCAGAGCCGTTTCCAAAGCGGCCAGCGAGCAGTGGGAAAAGGAAATTAAGCAATTCCTTGTCAAAATCCATGGAACCGGGCTAGATCCGTTCGGATGGGGGTTAAGATACAGCGCCATGAATTGGAACAACGCTACGGAGCTTGAAGAGTGGAGAAGGATATATCCGAATTTGGAATTCAGCGTCAAGGCGGATGTGCAGGTTAGATATTCGGGCATGATCCGCTAG
- a CDS encoding spore germination protein: MEAWLAEQLTGLMDFEERSLGNSGDIKMIYLRSLTDSDTVKRFIVVPSYEMDVQEYENYIFSFPGCEKAKDKQQVIEFVMKGYIFIRIKDSSYLFDAMKIEFSGISSSITEAIVQGPNDALTENIEINVNLIRRRYQSKELRIEPLTIGDVSQTTVVVMYDDSRVDRDVLQEMKQRLSEISVDILQSAGELEKYISERRYQLFPTTIVTERPDRVVFNLSAGKVAVLMNTVGYAVIAPAMFNDFFTAMDDKIQLTLVGWFMKLIRYIGLFITVTLPAFYVAFTSYNPEILKIQITLLIAGSRAAVPYPSFVEVVLMLLMMEFLIEASLRLPKAIGPTATTVGGLILGQAATQAGLVSNIMIIIVSAVAISNFVIPLNMMAFTVRVLKYYLIFFAATFGLIGIVVSTVGIVMYLSGMRSFGKPYMEIFSAKRQSS, from the coding sequence ATGGAAGCATGGTTAGCCGAGCAATTGACCGGTCTGATGGATTTCGAGGAGAGGTCCCTGGGAAATTCCGGCGACATTAAAATGATCTACTTGAGAAGCCTGACCGATTCAGATACGGTTAAACGCTTCATTGTCGTACCCAGTTATGAGATGGACGTTCAGGAATATGAGAACTACATCTTTTCTTTTCCGGGGTGCGAGAAAGCCAAGGATAAGCAGCAGGTTATCGAGTTTGTGATGAAAGGCTATATTTTTATTCGGATCAAGGACAGCAGTTATTTGTTTGACGCGATGAAAATAGAGTTTAGCGGTATTTCCTCCAGCATAACGGAGGCAATCGTCCAAGGGCCGAATGATGCCCTGACCGAGAATATTGAAATCAACGTCAATTTGATTCGCCGCCGCTACCAGTCCAAAGAATTGAGGATCGAGCCGCTAACGATCGGCGATGTGTCCCAAACCACGGTTGTCGTGATGTATGACGATTCCCGGGTGGATAGGGATGTATTGCAAGAGATGAAGCAGCGGCTCTCTGAAATATCGGTTGATATTTTGCAATCGGCGGGCGAACTTGAAAAATATATCAGCGAGCGGAGGTATCAACTTTTTCCAACAACGATCGTAACGGAAAGGCCTGACCGGGTCGTATTCAACTTATCGGCAGGCAAAGTTGCCGTACTTATGAACACGGTAGGTTATGCAGTAATAGCCCCAGCCATGTTCAACGACTTCTTCACGGCAATGGATGACAAAATCCAGCTTACGTTAGTCGGCTGGTTTATGAAGCTGATCCGTTACATCGGCCTCTTTATCACGGTTACGCTCCCAGCCTTCTATGTTGCTTTTACATCCTATAATCCGGAAATATTAAAAATTCAAATCACGCTTCTGATCGCGGGAAGCCGCGCTGCCGTGCCTTATCCGTCTTTCGTCGAGGTTGTCTTGATGCTGCTCATGATGGAATTTCTCATAGAGGCGAGCTTGAGGCTTCCAAAGGCGATCGGGCCGACGGCGACGACGGTAGGAGGTCTTATTTTGGGGCAAGCGGCAACGCAGGCCGGTTTGGTCAGTAATATCATGATCATTATCGTATCGGCAGTCGCGATCTCCAATTTTGTCATCCCCTTGAATATGATGGCTTTTACTGTGCGTGTACTTAAATATTACCTCATATTCTTTGCGGCAACGTTCGGACTAATCGGCATCGTGGTGAGTACGGTGGGAATTGTGATGTATCTGTCGGGCATGCGCAGCTTTGGAAAGCCTTATATGGAAATATTTTCAGCGAAACGCCAATCAAGCTAA